Proteins encoded by one window of Cylindrospermum stagnale PCC 7417:
- a CDS encoding acyl-CoA dehydrogenase family protein, which produces MDFAWNSQQIEFKRKVIGFAQQSLISDLIKQDKEEIFNRAAWQKCCEFGVHGWPIPVRYGGQELDILTTAYALQGLGYGCKDNGLIFAMNAHIWAGEMPLLTFGSEEQKEKYLPLLCREGWIASHAASEPQAGSDIYSLKTTALKDGDRYILNGHKHYVTNGTIADLFIIFATVDPSFGKEGLTAFLIEKDTPGLVVQKSTSTMGVRTAQVAELTLENCEVSVTNRLGQEGAGLAIFNHSMEWERGFILASAVGTMERLLEQSIHYARTHKQFGQAIGKFQLVANKLVDMKLRLETAKAYLYKVAWMKENRQMALMEASMANLYISEAWVQSSLEAIEIHGAHGYLTNTELERELRDAIGSKFYSGTSEIQRVVIAKFLGL; this is translated from the coding sequence ATGGATTTTGCTTGGAACAGCCAACAAATTGAATTTAAAAGAAAGGTTATTGGATTTGCCCAACAGTCATTGATCTCTGATCTGATTAAACAGGACAAAGAGGAAATATTTAATCGTGCTGCGTGGCAAAAGTGCTGCGAATTTGGTGTTCATGGATGGCCTATCCCTGTACGTTATGGCGGACAGGAACTGGATATCCTCACTACCGCCTATGCTTTGCAAGGATTAGGATATGGTTGCAAGGATAACGGATTGATCTTTGCGATGAATGCCCATATCTGGGCTGGCGAAATGCCCCTACTGACCTTCGGGAGTGAAGAACAAAAGGAAAAATATCTCCCCTTGCTTTGTCGAGAAGGGTGGATTGCGTCCCACGCGGCCAGTGAACCACAAGCGGGGTCTGATATCTATAGTCTCAAGACAACGGCTCTAAAAGATGGAGACAGATATATTCTCAACGGACACAAACACTATGTGACCAATGGAACCATTGCAGACCTTTTCATCATTTTTGCTACCGTAGATCCATCTTTTGGGAAAGAGGGTTTGACGGCTTTTCTGATCGAAAAAGATACACCTGGTCTGGTCGTCCAAAAGTCTACGTCTACAATGGGAGTACGTACCGCTCAAGTAGCGGAACTGACGTTAGAAAACTGTGAAGTATCTGTCACTAATCGATTAGGTCAGGAAGGGGCAGGGCTAGCCATATTCAATCATAGTATGGAGTGGGAGCGGGGATTTATTCTAGCCTCTGCTGTGGGAACAATGGAACGATTGTTGGAGCAGTCTATTCATTACGCTAGAACCCACAAGCAATTTGGTCAAGCGATTGGAAAATTTCAATTAGTTGCCAACAAGTTAGTGGATATGAAGCTGCGGTTGGAGACCGCCAAGGCGTATTTGTATAAAGTTGCTTGGATGAAAGAGAATCGGCAAATGGCTCTTATGGAGGCCTCCATGGCCAACTTGTACATTAGTGAAGCTTGGGTTCAGTCATCTCTCGAAGCAATCGAGATTCATGGTGCACATGGTTATTTAACAAATACAGAGTTAGAACGAGAGCTGCGAGATGCTATTGGTAGTAAATTTTACTCTGGCACCTCTGAAATCCAGCGAGTCGTTATTGCCAAATTCTTGGGATTGTAA
- a CDS encoding amino acid adenylation domain-containing protein, producing the protein MSYLLHHLLISSARTHSDRVAVQQQEHTITYRQLDETSNQLAHILSYAGVERGDRVGIYLDKSIEAVIAIFGILKAGATYVPLDPYAPTKRIAFIIKNCQIKILISTKQRIDALGTNSLEEFQSLNSVVLTDEDDRATQWFGKIVRWSEVLQAPCSPPPDPNLIENDLAYILYTSGSTGTPKGVMISHRASLTFVNWAYDTFQVTAEDRVSNHAPFHFDLSIFDIFTTIKAGGTIILLSAALSVFPINLAKFIAEEKISLWYSVPSILTSLVLYGRLEQHTFPALRTILFAGEVFPIKYLRQLMVHIPHACYYNLYGPTETNVCTYYRVSPPDIELTESLPIGQACANTEVFVLSASNELVARGEVGELCVRGPGLMTGYWDLPQKSAQVRDNFTLHRRLGPEMIYRTGDLVQQAPDGNYIFLGRSDRMIKSRGYRIELGEIESILYSHPGVEEAAVIPIPDNEIGNRIKAVVVARSANKLTGAIPSELPDVSIQALKLFCAERLPKYMVPDLFEFRSALPQTSTGKIDKVQLSQETQQ; encoded by the coding sequence ATGTCATATTTACTGCATCATCTGTTAATAAGCAGCGCTCGAACTCATAGTGATCGCGTTGCTGTACAGCAACAAGAACACACTATCACCTATCGTCAGTTGGACGAGACAAGTAACCAGCTGGCACATATCTTGAGCTATGCAGGGGTAGAACGGGGAGACCGAGTTGGCATTTACCTTGATAAGTCGATTGAAGCTGTTATTGCTATCTTTGGCATATTAAAAGCCGGTGCCACCTATGTACCTCTAGACCCTTATGCTCCAACAAAGCGGATTGCCTTTATCATTAAAAACTGTCAGATCAAGATACTGATTTCGACCAAGCAAAGAATAGATGCTTTAGGAACCAATTCCTTAGAAGAGTTCCAGAGTCTCAACAGTGTGGTTCTGACAGATGAGGATGATCGAGCAACGCAGTGGTTTGGGAAAATCGTCAGATGGTCAGAGGTTTTACAAGCTCCTTGCAGTCCACCGCCAGACCCAAATCTGATTGAAAACGATTTGGCTTATATTCTTTATACATCTGGTTCGACAGGAACCCCGAAAGGGGTTATGATTAGCCACCGTGCGTCTCTTACCTTTGTGAATTGGGCATATGACACATTTCAGGTCACGGCAGAAGACCGTGTTTCCAATCATGCGCCGTTTCATTTCGATCTTTCCATCTTTGATATCTTTACAACTATCAAAGCAGGGGGGACGATCATTCTACTCTCAGCTGCTTTATCGGTCTTTCCAATTAATCTGGCTAAATTCATAGCCGAAGAAAAAATTTCGCTCTGGTATTCAGTACCTTCTATTCTCACAAGTTTGGTCTTATATGGTCGATTAGAGCAACATACCTTCCCCGCTCTGAGAACCATTTTGTTTGCAGGTGAAGTTTTCCCCATCAAATATTTGCGTCAGTTGATGGTGCATATTCCCCATGCTTGCTATTACAACCTCTATGGCCCGACTGAAACGAATGTCTGCACCTATTACCGAGTTTCACCACCTGATATTGAACTAACCGAATCGCTTCCCATTGGCCAAGCCTGCGCTAACACTGAAGTTTTTGTCTTGAGTGCAAGTAATGAATTGGTGGCTAGAGGTGAGGTGGGTGAGCTTTGCGTGCGTGGACCTGGGTTGATGACAGGCTATTGGGATTTGCCCCAAAAGAGTGCCCAAGTCCGGGATAACTTTACTTTGCATCGTAGGTTGGGGCCTGAGATGATTTACCGCACGGGGGATCTTGTCCAACAAGCCCCGGATGGCAATTATATCTTTTTAGGTCGTAGCGATCGCATGATTAAGAGTCGGGGCTACCGCATTGAATTAGGTGAGATAGAGAGCATTTTATACAGCCATCCTGGAGTGGAAGAAGCCGCAGTGATTCCCATCCCCGACAATGAAATCGGTAACCGGATCAAGGCTGTCGTGGTGGCACGTAGTGCTAACAAACTCACAGGAGCGATTCCTTCGGAACTTCCTGATGTCTCAATACAGGCTTTAAAGTTGTTTTGTGCAGAGCGACTTCCCAAATATATGGTTCCCGATTTGTTCGAGTTCCGTAGTGCCTTGCCCCAAACTTCAACCGGCAAGATAGACAAAGTTCAGTTGAGTCAAGAAACACAGCAATAA
- a CDS encoding acyl carrier protein translates to MTEEKIEQMLKEFITQELAYDQPNLVLTNNLKIIEQRIVDSMDLFRLVRFVEEEMGIFWEPEELVFKNFETIDHIKAYILRKLVSQHD, encoded by the coding sequence ATGACAGAAGAAAAGATCGAACAAATGCTCAAAGAGTTTATCACCCAAGAGTTGGCATATGACCAACCTAACTTGGTTCTAACCAACAACTTAAAGATAATTGAGCAACGGATCGTGGACTCAATGGATCTCTTTCGGTTGGTTCGCTTTGTCGAAGAAGAAATGGGGATCTTTTGGGAACCTGAAGAACTCGTATTTAAAAACTTTGAAACAATTGACCATATCAAAGCTTACATACTCCGTAAATTGGTGTCACAGCATGACTAA
- a CDS encoding NADPH-dependent F420 reductase, with product MKIGVIGAGAIGGTVGTLWAKAGHEVFFSSRHPEKLTDLLAITGSNTQAGTVNQAAAFADVIFLAVYYHTTDDAISAAGSLDGKIIIDATNAYIRHPDGRPIRHIPNVSSALELAQKVPYAKVVKAYNTLAPEIFAHEHHNADPYALFYCGDDAAAKAIVAQLIVDSGFMPIDTGDLSNVIHQEPDGMFFDKPLVVDAARELLALVLARSPD from the coding sequence ATGAAAATAGGGGTCATTGGTGCGGGTGCAATTGGTGGAACGGTTGGCACCTTGTGGGCAAAGGCGGGGCATGAAGTGTTTTTCAGTTCTCGCCATCCAGAGAAGCTAACAGATTTATTGGCGATCACCGGATCAAATACGCAAGCAGGGACGGTAAACCAAGCTGCTGCCTTTGCTGACGTAATTTTCCTAGCAGTTTATTACCATACGACAGACGATGCGATTTCCGCTGCCGGATCGCTAGATGGCAAAATCATCATTGATGCAACCAATGCCTACATTCGCCACCCCGATGGTAGGCCAATTCGGCATATCCCGAATGTCAGTTCAGCCTTGGAACTGGCGCAGAAAGTTCCCTATGCCAAAGTTGTTAAAGCTTACAATACCTTGGCGCCAGAAATCTTCGCCCATGAACACCATAACGCCGATCCCTATGCCTTATTTTATTGTGGAGATGATGCTGCGGCGAAAGCGATCGTCGCCCAACTGATCGTAGACAGTGGATTTATGCCTATAGATACAGGCGATCTCAGCAATGTCATTCATCAAGAACCTGATGGCATGTTTTTTGACAAACCGCTCGTAGTTGATGCTGCTCGTGAATTATTAGCTTTGGTGTTAGCGAGATCTCCAGATTAA
- a CDS encoding type I polyketide synthase — MNKIAYSDHESGLLENRQKEPIAIIGMGCRFPGKSDTPEAFWQLLRNGVNAVTDIPSSRWDLERYYDPNPAPGKFYVRSAALLDTNEVEQFDAEFFRMASREAASLDPQQRLLLEVSWEALEHAGLAPTSLAGSQTGVFVGIHWDDYSAERFYMVNPSEINAYPTLSNLRSLSAGRIAYVLDLHGPTMQVDTACSSALVSVHLACQSLHDRECNLAIAGGVSLLLSPKLTVGFCQMNVLAKDGRCKTFSDSVDGFAQGEGCGVVILKRLSDALRDRDPILATIRGSVVNHDGRSLTLTTPASSAQESMLRQAIENARIEPKQVQFVETHGTGTPLGDPIEVIALAKVLGQNRQEPLVMGSMKTNMGHLGAAAGVASLIKVVLSLQHSHIPPNLHFDKPNPRIPWHKLPVTVPTELTPWPEHEPKLAGVSAFGMSGTNAHVILEEAPKLPQVELSTGVIEPIYHLLTLSAKSEKALNDLTHRYLTFLDKTEDSLANICYTSAAGRSHFAHRLAIVANSKENISQQLDAFVKGQKIIGTIQGDTYQGAPKIAFLFTGQGAQYVDMGRELYETQPVFRQALQRCDEILRSYLDRPLLSILYPDRPENIIDLTANTQPAMFAFEYALAELWKSWGIVPDVVMGHSVGEYVAACVAGVFSLEDGLKLIATRGQLIQQLPPEAPGKMVSVMASEALIDLAIAPYGTQVSVAAVNGPQSIVISGDSPAIDSIVAELKTKQIKTHELTVSHAFHSPLMEPVLKPFAQVAAEVIYSAPKIPLISNITGDQVTDDAATADYWVRHIRQPVRFADGMNTLQTMGIECFVEIGPKPILLGMGVSCLVDEKERLAWLPSIRPGAESSTIVESLAQLYVRDVNINWQEFCQDERRRKVVLPTYPFQKERCWVEVRQERVARKSSEISGHPLLQERIYSSVLKQGEVQFEAYLSTADLPYLAEHRAFGQAIMPASAYFEMVLAAGNQLFGNRSITFEDVVIEKALKLEEPQTVQLVLTPDQEGYSWQIFNLVFTNEEPTWTRYAAGKLGIEKNLPTPEINANLTALQAGLQEHQDIKAFYQQVATQEMVYEGSFQSVRRLWRSEGEALGQIQLPKNILNQPYHWHPALLDGCFQVLLAALPADFSETYLPVAYPHFTFWQHPTSEVFSYVKLHSQPGQETLKADLQIIGKDGQVYAEAIGLQLKKARSQALQQKDPWKDWLYKVVWKEVKKTAETASATNKGDWLILADRTGVGETLADLLNGSGQRSHLVYAKKTDGRSKPEQYSINWADPADWQNLLANRSYQGVVYLWSLDENESCDSSCEQVLHLVQSLSSAKISPRLWLVTQGAQSALKDDAVAFWQTPIWGLGKTICLEHPEFSTTCLDLPSDRHSHETVKSLLQELLAPDRENQIAYRNGARYIARLEPNHPIQTPTITPVALKLTSYGTLDNLTLVPLAAPTLAPDEVEIKVRASGLNFRDVLRALGMMREVEESLGIASASDILFGFECAGTIERVGKQVSGFKAGDAVIAYASGSLASTVKAKAKLVVLKPSEISFEEAATIPVTFLTAYYGLVKCAQIGSTDRVLIHNAAGGVGQAALQLAKLKGAEVFATASPPKWDFLKSLGVKHIYNSRNLDFAEQVMTATNGKGVNVILNSLTGKFIDQSFDVLAQGGRFVEIGKFGIWDEQKLQASRSDVAYFPFDLGEMDGAEISAMFLELMTMFREGKLKPLPSKVFPITEFVNAFRYMQQAKHIGKVVLSFQNPENCSVRPDSSYLIAGGLGALGLKVAEWLVEQGAKHLVLTGRSSVKQAANEAIKKLEQAGAKISVINADISNREDVKKILTECPNLHGIVHTAGVLDDGLLKEQTPTRFKKVMAPKVQGAWNLHVLTQGVPLDFFVCFSSAASLLGNAGQSNYAAANAFLDGLADYRRSQGLPSLSINWGPWGEVGMAATFASRLKAQGWGIIPTEQGLQALDHLVKNEDSAQVGVLPMNWSKFLERLPENRPFFENFQTIVTPSEEGPALLSQLKATLANDRRTILMEHVRSTIRNVIGLNASTRIEPRQSLFDLGLDSLMAVELRNYLEKSVEHSLRSTLLFDYPTLEALVNYLLQQVLVLEDMSVQQTDEDQTTPSQVFEELPEEEVDILLASKYEELNKLLGNI; from the coding sequence ATGAACAAAATCGCTTACTCTGACCATGAATCTGGCCTTCTGGAAAATCGTCAGAAGGAACCAATCGCGATCATTGGGATGGGATGTCGCTTCCCAGGAAAGTCCGACACCCCAGAAGCATTCTGGCAACTGTTGCGTAATGGCGTAAATGCTGTAACAGATATTCCCTCTTCTCGCTGGGATCTTGAGAGATACTATGACCCTAACCCTGCACCGGGCAAGTTTTATGTGCGTTCTGCGGCTTTATTAGATACAAATGAGGTAGAACAGTTTGATGCCGAATTTTTTCGGATGGCATCACGAGAAGCAGCGAGCTTGGATCCACAACAACGCTTGCTTCTAGAAGTAAGTTGGGAAGCTCTCGAACACGCTGGACTTGCACCCACATCTTTGGCGGGTAGCCAGACAGGTGTGTTTGTCGGTATTCACTGGGATGATTACTCGGCAGAACGCTTTTATATGGTGAATCCTAGTGAAATCAATGCTTACCCTACCTTGAGCAATTTACGAAGTCTATCAGCAGGGCGAATTGCATATGTGTTGGACTTGCATGGACCAACAATGCAAGTTGATACAGCTTGTTCCTCTGCATTAGTATCCGTGCATTTGGCCTGTCAATCCCTGCATGATCGCGAGTGTAATCTGGCTATAGCTGGTGGTGTCAGTCTACTACTCTCTCCGAAACTAACAGTTGGTTTCTGTCAAATGAATGTCTTAGCCAAAGATGGTCGCTGCAAAACCTTCTCGGACTCAGTAGATGGATTCGCACAAGGAGAGGGTTGTGGTGTTGTCATTCTGAAACGTCTCAGCGATGCTCTTCGCGATCGCGATCCTATCTTGGCCACGATCAGAGGTTCAGTAGTCAATCACGATGGGCGCAGCTTGACCCTCACAACGCCTGCTAGTTCCGCACAGGAATCAATGCTACGCCAAGCCATAGAAAACGCTCGAATCGAGCCTAAGCAGGTTCAATTTGTTGAGACACATGGAACAGGAACACCTTTAGGCGACCCAATTGAAGTCATAGCTTTAGCAAAAGTATTAGGTCAAAATCGTCAAGAACCATTGGTAATGGGATCGATGAAGACCAATATGGGGCATTTAGGGGCAGCCGCAGGTGTAGCTAGTTTAATTAAAGTTGTACTTTCACTTCAGCATAGCCATATCCCCCCTAACTTACATTTCGATAAACCTAATCCGCGTATTCCTTGGCATAAATTGCCAGTTACTGTACCAACTGAGCTGACGCCTTGGCCAGAACATGAACCAAAACTGGCAGGCGTGAGTGCGTTTGGTATGAGTGGAACCAATGCCCATGTAATTCTAGAAGAAGCCCCGAAGCTGCCGCAAGTTGAGCTTTCTACCGGGGTAATTGAACCTATATACCATTTACTTACTTTATCTGCTAAGAGCGAAAAAGCTCTAAACGATCTCACACATCGTTATTTAACTTTCTTGGACAAGACAGAGGATTCTTTAGCAAATATTTGCTATACATCTGCCGCTGGACGCTCTCATTTTGCCCATCGATTAGCTATTGTTGCTAACTCGAAAGAAAATATCTCCCAACAGCTTGATGCTTTTGTCAAGGGTCAAAAAATTATAGGCACGATCCAAGGCGATACTTACCAAGGAGCGCCTAAGATCGCTTTCTTGTTCACCGGACAAGGCGCGCAATACGTTGATATGGGGCGCGAACTTTATGAGACGCAACCTGTTTTCCGCCAAGCGTTGCAGCGATGCGATGAAATACTGCGCTCTTATTTAGACCGGCCTTTGCTGTCAATACTTTATCCCGATCGACCAGAAAACATCATCGATCTCACAGCCAACACTCAACCCGCGATGTTTGCCTTTGAATACGCTCTAGCTGAGTTGTGGAAATCGTGGGGCATCGTACCTGATGTTGTCATGGGACATAGTGTAGGCGAGTATGTCGCGGCTTGCGTAGCAGGGGTGTTTAGCTTAGAAGATGGCTTAAAGCTGATCGCAACTCGCGGACAACTAATACAGCAATTGCCGCCCGAAGCCCCTGGCAAAATGGTCAGCGTCATGGCTAGCGAAGCCTTAATAGACTTAGCGATCGCACCGTATGGTACGCAAGTTTCTGTGGCCGCAGTCAATGGCCCACAGAGCATAGTCATCTCCGGTGATAGCCCAGCCATAGATTCTATTGTAGCCGAACTGAAAACCAAGCAGATCAAGACCCACGAGTTGACAGTTTCTCATGCCTTCCATTCGCCGCTGATGGAGCCAGTGTTAAAGCCGTTTGCTCAAGTCGCTGCGGAGGTTATATACTCTGCACCTAAAATACCCCTTATATCCAATATCACAGGCGACCAAGTAACGGACGATGCGGCAACCGCTGATTATTGGGTTCGCCATATTCGTCAGCCCGTGAGATTTGCCGATGGCATGAATACCCTACAAACGATGGGGATAGAATGCTTTGTAGAAATCGGCCCCAAACCAATCCTCTTGGGTATGGGAGTTAGTTGCCTGGTTGATGAGAAAGAACGCCTCGCCTGGCTACCTAGTATCCGTCCGGGAGCAGAATCATCCACTATAGTCGAAAGTTTAGCTCAATTGTATGTTCGCGATGTCAATATCAATTGGCAAGAGTTTTGCCAAGACGAACGCCGGCGCAAAGTGGTGTTACCAACTTATCCCTTTCAAAAAGAACGCTGTTGGGTTGAGGTAAGACAGGAACGCGTTGCCAGAAAGAGCAGTGAAATTTCTGGACATCCCTTGCTACAAGAGAGGATCTATTCATCTGTACTTAAACAAGGAGAAGTTCAGTTTGAGGCTTATCTTTCTACCGCAGATTTGCCTTACTTAGCAGAACACCGCGCTTTCGGTCAAGCAATTATGCCTGCTAGCGCTTACTTCGAGATGGTTTTAGCAGCGGGAAATCAACTTTTTGGCAACCGCTCGATAACCTTTGAGGATGTAGTAATTGAAAAAGCTCTCAAGCTAGAAGAACCTCAGACAGTGCAACTGGTCTTGACCCCCGATCAAGAAGGCTATTCATGGCAAATTTTCAATTTGGTTTTCACTAACGAAGAACCGACTTGGACGCGCTACGCAGCAGGAAAGCTCGGTATAGAGAAAAATCTACCAACTCCAGAAATAAACGCAAATTTAACCGCTTTACAAGCTGGTCTGCAAGAACATCAGGACATAAAAGCTTTCTATCAGCAAGTCGCCACCCAAGAAATGGTCTATGAAGGCAGCTTCCAAAGCGTGCGCCGCTTGTGGCGTTCTGAGGGAGAAGCCCTCGGACAAATTCAGCTACCTAAAAATATTCTCAACCAGCCCTATCATTGGCATCCAGCTCTCTTGGATGGATGTTTCCAAGTCCTTTTAGCAGCTCTGCCTGCTGATTTTTCAGAAACTTATTTACCTGTCGCCTACCCGCATTTTACATTTTGGCAGCATCCTACCAGCGAGGTTTTCAGTTACGTTAAACTTCATTCTCAGCCCGGTCAAGAAACCCTTAAGGCAGACTTGCAGATAATTGGGAAAGATGGCCAAGTTTATGCCGAAGCGATAGGCCTGCAACTGAAAAAGGCTCGGTCGCAAGCATTACAGCAGAAAGACCCCTGGAAAGATTGGCTTTACAAAGTGGTCTGGAAAGAAGTCAAAAAAACAGCAGAGACTGCAAGCGCAACAAACAAAGGCGATTGGCTAATTTTGGCAGACCGCACTGGTGTAGGCGAAACCTTAGCTGACTTGTTGAATGGAAGCGGACAGCGATCGCACCTCGTCTACGCTAAAAAAACTGATGGGAGATCCAAGCCAGAGCAATATTCTATTAACTGGGCAGACCCAGCCGACTGGCAGAACTTGTTAGCTAATAGATCGTATCAAGGCGTAGTGTACCTTTGGAGCCTTGATGAAAATGAGTCCTGCGATTCAAGCTGTGAGCAAGTATTGCATCTAGTTCAATCTCTGAGTTCAGCCAAGATTTCTCCTCGATTGTGGTTGGTCACACAAGGGGCGCAGTCCGCTCTCAAGGATGATGCAGTTGCTTTCTGGCAAACCCCTATATGGGGACTGGGTAAAACGATCTGTCTAGAACACCCCGAATTTTCAACTACCTGTTTAGATTTACCATCCGATCGCCACTCACATGAAACGGTTAAGTCTTTACTCCAAGAACTACTCGCACCTGATCGAGAAAACCAAATTGCTTATCGAAACGGGGCACGCTATATAGCTAGATTAGAGCCGAACCACCCTATACAGACACCAACCATCACTCCTGTAGCGCTGAAGCTGACCAGCTACGGCACGCTCGACAACTTGACCTTGGTTCCTTTAGCTGCCCCAACTTTGGCACCTGATGAAGTAGAGATCAAAGTTCGGGCGAGCGGACTTAATTTTAGAGATGTGCTGCGCGCGTTAGGCATGATGCGCGAAGTCGAGGAGTCTTTAGGTATTGCTTCGGCAAGCGATATATTGTTCGGCTTTGAGTGTGCGGGCACGATCGAGCGTGTTGGCAAACAAGTCTCTGGCTTCAAGGCGGGCGATGCCGTAATTGCCTATGCATCAGGTAGTTTGGCAAGTACGGTCAAGGCTAAAGCAAAATTGGTAGTTCTTAAACCATCTGAAATCAGTTTTGAAGAGGCGGCAACGATTCCTGTGACTTTTTTGACAGCCTATTACGGACTGGTCAAATGCGCTCAAATTGGCTCAACAGATCGAGTATTGATTCATAACGCCGCTGGAGGTGTAGGTCAAGCGGCTCTTCAATTGGCGAAGCTGAAGGGAGCAGAAGTTTTTGCGACGGCTAGCCCGCCCAAGTGGGATTTTTTAAAGTCGCTTGGTGTTAAACATATATACAACTCGCGCAACCTTGATTTTGCCGAACAGGTAATGACTGCCACAAATGGAAAAGGCGTGAATGTCATCCTCAACAGCCTAACTGGCAAGTTTATTGATCAGAGCTTTGATGTGCTTGCTCAAGGAGGGCGCTTTGTAGAAATCGGTAAATTTGGCATTTGGGATGAGCAAAAATTGCAAGCATCGCGCTCCGATGTTGCTTATTTCCCCTTTGATTTAGGAGAGATGGATGGTGCGGAAATTTCTGCAATGTTTCTAGAGCTGATGACTATGTTCAGGGAAGGTAAGCTCAAACCATTACCTTCCAAAGTTTTCCCAATTACCGAATTTGTAAATGCTTTCCGCTATATGCAGCAAGCCAAGCACATTGGTAAAGTGGTGCTAAGTTTTCAGAATCCAGAAAATTGCTCGGTTCGCCCAGACAGCAGTTACCTAATTGCGGGAGGATTGGGCGCATTAGGATTAAAGGTGGCTGAGTGGCTGGTCGAACAAGGTGCTAAACATCTAGTCCTGACGGGACGAAGCAGTGTCAAACAAGCAGCAAATGAAGCCATCAAAAAATTAGAGCAGGCCGGTGCTAAAATCTCGGTAATTAATGCAGATATTTCTAATCGGGAGGATGTCAAAAAAATACTGACTGAATGTCCTAATTTACATGGGATTGTTCATACCGCAGGTGTTTTAGATGATGGTTTGTTGAAGGAGCAAACACCTACGCGCTTCAAAAAAGTCATGGCACCCAAAGTACAAGGAGCTTGGAATTTGCATGTCCTGACTCAAGGTGTACCCTTGGACTTTTTTGTCTGTTTTTCCTCCGCTGCCTCTTTGTTGGGGAATGCAGGTCAAAGCAACTATGCAGCAGCTAATGCCTTCCTTGATGGTTTAGCTGATTATCGGCGATCGCAAGGTTTACCAAGTTTGAGCATAAATTGGGGACCTTGGGGCGAGGTAGGAATGGCAGCAACTTTTGCTAGTCGCTTGAAAGCCCAGGGTTGGGGTATCATTCCAACTGAACAAGGCTTGCAAGCATTAGACCACTTGGTAAAAAACGAAGACAGCGCTCAAGTGGGGGTGTTGCCTATGAACTGGTCAAAATTCTTGGAACGACTACCAGAAAATAGGCCATTCTTTGAAAATTTCCAGACAATTGTTACACCATCTGAAGAGGGACCAGCCTTACTTTCCCAACTAAAAGCTACTCTGGCTAATGACCGCCGAACAATCTTGATGGAGCATGTTCGTTCCACCATTAGAAATGTAATCGGATTGAATGCCAGTACGAGGATTGAGCCGCGGCAGTCTTTGTTCGACTTAGGA